Proteins encoded by one window of Candidatus Binatia bacterium:
- a CDS encoding DUF748 domain-containing protein, translated as MRRRFVAWLRRPSVLVLLGVLVLAIALRIALPSIVRSVAVDQADQALVGRITLEDVDFALLRGGVALHGVTVYADELAPQAEVGADATDVRDAAAAPATSEPVANIGRLWVRIGWLPLLRKTIDVAEVELDDFTVRLDRARDGALVLPRPVPSDEPEAEEPPPAEEGSGWGLRISQVRLRNGRLGFRDFAADPEPEPFELAIDDVTAGNLVLTVAGEGHEPGHLTLEARIGEGSLALDSRVAMRDAGPHVESTITLRDLPVDGTQVYLKDLGWSDISGRLDAELQHVFDAEGPHTASGTVALRDLEIDVPENDGPALAWSRLDVTLGEVDVVGQKAEVSRVALDGLRLPLRPNEPERAVPLLHALLAKDASGQEATASTAQDDATPAPGDAPAAREDAPAAAEEVVPADAGSANGASTDDAVADAADANAASSSNGAPSDAAADGAAPPEPAANEPALRDAASETPAAERPASGEAPADDASWTWRVAEVELRDATIELVRGEATVPLALEATLQELSSDASARSEVSVKVAPPAGTIEVAGGVVQQPLAFDGTVRVAQLALPELLAAIEQPVLALLRSGVLDADLTVALGPPSGAGDQAARVSGKVALANLEVADPQSAGDAFGVAWKNVTLEISEGVVPAALGGESNEPIRATLASLEVVEPAVRVTRTERGIVLPAALGGSDAASSAPEGDAAGSSEAKQPPEPAAARAAEARDAAASEPPAPVDLRIARATIARGRINVEDRAVRPPFRNEILPLDVRATGVRWPGPVIEDLKLDAKTKQGAKLNLTGSVRGNATNLTAKLDDLPLEPLNPYASGTGYGLGGGTVSLESKVKMTGDAFDASNRLVLSQLTITGEQGEALFQQQFGIPLSLALALLTDLDGKISLDIPVAGDRSGASVALGSIIGQALTKAILGAVTSPLKLVMAIGTAGGKVENATPQAIAFRPGRAELTENGEELVERLAELLERSPALRIELRGRAGAEDERWLREQALREEIEQSSGFWGTIANVGELDQREAVLPVLQKRANDEPADVPEEAREWFEERLAEQDVPPSRIPELAAERARAVQAALVEKHGIATERVALAEVDASPSGQQAPEVALELGAGPAASASLASSTTAAPAP; from the coding sequence GTGAGGCGGCGCTTCGTCGCATGGCTCCGCCGACCGAGCGTGCTGGTGCTGCTCGGCGTGCTGGTGCTGGCGATCGCTCTGCGGATCGCCCTGCCCTCGATCGTGCGCAGCGTGGCGGTCGACCAAGCCGACCAGGCGCTGGTCGGACGCATCACGCTCGAGGACGTCGACTTCGCGCTGCTGCGCGGCGGCGTCGCGCTGCACGGCGTCACGGTGTACGCCGACGAGCTCGCGCCGCAGGCGGAAGTCGGTGCGGATGCGACCGACGTGCGAGATGCGGCCGCGGCGCCGGCGACGTCGGAGCCGGTCGCGAACATCGGACGCCTGTGGGTGCGCATCGGCTGGCTGCCGCTGCTGCGCAAGACGATCGACGTCGCCGAGGTCGAGCTCGACGACTTCACGGTGCGCCTCGACCGCGCGCGCGACGGCGCGCTCGTCCTGCCTCGTCCGGTGCCGAGCGACGAGCCCGAGGCCGAGGAGCCCCCGCCCGCCGAGGAAGGGTCAGGCTGGGGCTTGCGGATCTCGCAGGTGCGGCTGCGCAACGGCCGCCTCGGCTTCCGCGACTTCGCCGCCGATCCCGAGCCCGAGCCGTTCGAGCTCGCGATCGACGACGTCACGGCGGGCAATCTGGTCTTGACGGTGGCCGGCGAAGGCCACGAGCCGGGTCACCTGACGCTCGAGGCGCGCATCGGCGAGGGCAGCCTCGCGCTCGACTCGCGCGTCGCGATGCGCGACGCCGGGCCGCACGTCGAGTCGACGATCACGCTGCGCGACCTGCCGGTCGATGGCACGCAGGTCTACCTGAAGGACCTCGGCTGGAGCGACATCAGCGGGCGCCTCGACGCGGAGCTGCAGCACGTCTTCGATGCCGAAGGACCGCACACCGCGAGCGGCACGGTTGCGCTGCGCGACCTCGAGATCGACGTGCCCGAGAACGACGGGCCGGCGCTCGCGTGGTCGCGGCTCGACGTCACGCTCGGCGAGGTCGACGTCGTCGGGCAGAAGGCCGAGGTGTCGCGCGTCGCGCTCGATGGCCTGCGTCTGCCGCTGCGTCCGAACGAGCCCGAGCGCGCGGTGCCGCTGCTGCACGCGCTGCTCGCGAAGGATGCGTCGGGGCAGGAGGCGACGGCTTCGACCGCACAAGATGATGCCACCCCCGCGCCGGGCGATGCGCCGGCCGCGCGCGAAGACGCGCCGGCCGCGGCGGAGGAGGTCGTGCCTGCTGACGCCGGGTCGGCGAACGGTGCGTCGACGGACGACGCCGTCGCGGACGCGGCAGACGCGAACGCCGCATCGTCAAGCAACGGGGCACCGAGCGACGCAGCAGCCGACGGCGCCGCGCCACCGGAACCCGCCGCCAACGAGCCAGCACTGCGCGATGCAGCTTCCGAAACCCCTGCCGCGGAACGACCGGCGTCGGGTGAAGCTCCAGCCGATGACGCCTCCTGGACCTGGCGCGTCGCCGAGGTCGAGCTGCGCGACGCGACCATCGAGCTGGTGCGCGGCGAAGCAACCGTCCCGCTCGCGCTCGAAGCGACGCTGCAAGAGCTTTCGAGCGACGCGAGCGCGCGCAGCGAGGTGAGCGTCAAGGTCGCGCCGCCCGCCGGCACGATCGAGGTCGCGGGCGGCGTCGTGCAGCAGCCGCTCGCCTTCGACGGCACGGTGCGCGTCGCGCAGCTCGCGCTGCCCGAGCTGCTCGCCGCGATCGAGCAGCCGGTCCTGGCGCTGCTGCGCAGCGGCGTGCTCGACGCCGACCTGACGGTCGCGCTCGGACCGCCGTCGGGCGCCGGCGACCAGGCGGCGCGCGTCTCGGGCAAGGTCGCGCTCGCCAACCTCGAGGTCGCAGACCCGCAGTCGGCCGGCGACGCGTTCGGCGTCGCGTGGAAGAACGTCACGCTCGAGATCAGCGAGGGCGTCGTCCCCGCCGCGCTCGGCGGCGAGAGCAACGAGCCGATCCGTGCGACGCTCGCGAGCCTCGAGGTCGTCGAGCCCGCCGTGCGGGTGACGCGCACCGAGCGCGGCATCGTGCTGCCGGCGGCGCTCGGCGGCAGCGACGCTGCGTCGTCTGCGCCGGAGGGCGATGCGGCCGGCTCGAGCGAGGCGAAGCAGCCACCGGAGCCAGCGGCAGCGCGCGCGGCGGAAGCGCGTGACGCCGCCGCGAGCGAGCCTCCGGCGCCGGTCGACCTGCGCATCGCGCGCGCGACCATCGCGCGCGGGCGCATCAACGTCGAGGATCGCGCGGTGCGGCCGCCCTTCCGGAACGAGATCCTGCCGCTCGACGTCCGTGCGACCGGCGTGCGCTGGCCCGGCCCCGTGATCGAGGATCTGAAGCTCGACGCGAAGACCAAGCAAGGCGCGAAGCTGAACCTGACCGGCTCCGTGCGCGGCAACGCGACCAACCTGACGGCGAAGCTCGACGACCTGCCGCTCGAGCCGCTCAACCCCTACGCCTCCGGCACCGGCTACGGCCTCGGCGGCGGCACCGTCTCGCTCGAGTCGAAGGTGAAGATGACGGGCGACGCCTTCGACGCCTCGAACCGCCTCGTGCTCTCGCAGCTCACGATCACCGGCGAGCAGGGCGAGGCGCTCTTCCAGCAGCAGTTCGGCATCCCGCTGTCGCTCGCGCTCGCGCTGCTCACCGACCTCGATGGAAAGATTTCGCTCGATATCCCGGTCGCCGGCGACCGCAGCGGCGCGAGCGTCGCGCTGGGCTCGATCATCGGCCAGGCGCTCACTAAGGCGATCCTCGGCGCCGTCACCTCGCCGCTCAAGCTGGTGATGGCGATCGGCACGGCCGGTGGAAAGGTCGAGAACGCGACGCCGCAGGCGATCGCGTTTCGTCCGGGTCGCGCCGAGCTCACCGAGAACGGCGAGGAGCTGGTCGAGAGGCTCGCAGAGCTCCTCGAGCGCTCGCCCGCGCTGCGCATCGAGCTGCGCGGCCGTGCCGGCGCCGAGGACGAGCGCTGGCTGCGCGAGCAGGCGCTGCGCGAGGAGATCGAGCAGAGCTCGGGCTTCTGGGGCACGATCGCGAACGTCGGCGAGCTCGACCAGCGCGAGGCGGTGCTGCCGGTGCTGCAGAAGCGCGCCAACGACGAGCCCGCGGACGTTCCCGAGGAGGCGCGCGAGTGGTTCGAGGAGCGCCTCGCGGAGCAGGACGTCCCTCCTTCGCGCATCCCCGAGCTCGCCGCCGAGCGCGCGCGGGCGGTGCAGGCGGCGCTCGTCGAGAAGCACGGCATCGCCACGGAGCGCGTCGCGCTGGCGGAGGTCGATGCGTCGCCGAGCGGCCAGCAGGCGCCGGAGGTGGCGCTCGAGCTCGGCGCCGGACCGGCGGCGTCGGCGAGCCTCGCGTCGAGCACGACCGCCGCGCCCGCGCCGTAG
- a CDS encoding fused MFS/spermidine synthase has protein sequence MTRFIALVLTLLTGVSGLVYEVAWQRYLATLLGSHSEATAAVLAIFLGGLSVGYALFGRVTARLVARAAERGTPPRLALAYGVVEAAIGVYAFAFPWLFGLAQAASYRLPTTQPGVAFAFDVLLAALLIGPPTVLMGGTIPMLTQALSRSVADATRLHALVYAFNTAGAFFGALASAFWLVPELGLVGVLRAMGAVNLFAGTVFILLGTRAQANVVAEPAATDAPAVVPRFAAFALVALLSGFAMMTVQTVLIRLAGLAFGSSHFVFAMVVAAFVLCIALGSFGVSALPRISPAMTIASQWALIGALLLLDSQLENAPYWAHVLRVSFPSEDGAFYAYYLTCFAVVLAVLAVPVLLSGATLPLLFHHLRGRIGDLGAVAGRLYSFNTVGSLLGALLGGYVLFFWVDMHAVFEVACGALIVGTTILTLLMPGARLRTASFACAVLALVVLVALPDWSPQRLSAGLFRTRTPTKRTYVGPDAFFAQTDGIEILYHRDDPVASVTVKEFPIWAGRRTRAIVTNGKPDGALALDYTTMGLAALVPALLAERAETAFVIGWGTGVTVGELAALRTMREIVVAEISPAIMEAAPYFDEGNLNASKSDKVRVVVSDAYRALLRSRQPFDVIVSEPSNPWVTGVEMLFSREFLAAARDRLAPGGVLAQWFHTYETDDATLDIVLRTYASVFDRVAVWYTMTNDLLLLGFQAPDAEIDLERLVQRARKVDFMLGLKRSGVDGVPALLAHELLPPGVVNALIGDGPIHALLHPILSHHAARAFFRGGEAQVPEVMRVAAARGDTPTLLQRWAALSGGRLGDEERAQAVHETCKHRPRECAVMLAQWLADDPRSPQLAVQLARVRKMHPRDETFAPANLEMLRATFATR, from the coding sequence CGGCACGCCGCCGCGCCTCGCGCTCGCCTACGGCGTCGTCGAAGCGGCGATCGGCGTCTACGCGTTCGCCTTCCCGTGGCTCTTCGGGCTCGCGCAGGCGGCATCGTATCGCTTGCCGACCACGCAGCCCGGCGTCGCGTTCGCGTTCGACGTTCTCCTCGCGGCGCTGCTGATCGGCCCGCCGACGGTGCTGATGGGCGGCACCATCCCGATGCTCACGCAGGCGCTGTCGCGCAGCGTCGCGGACGCGACGCGTCTGCACGCGCTGGTCTACGCGTTCAACACCGCGGGCGCCTTCTTCGGCGCGCTCGCCTCGGCGTTCTGGCTCGTGCCCGAGCTGGGGCTCGTCGGCGTGCTGCGCGCGATGGGTGCGGTCAATCTCTTCGCGGGCACGGTCTTCATCCTGCTCGGGACGCGCGCGCAGGCGAACGTCGTCGCCGAGCCCGCGGCGACGGATGCACCCGCCGTCGTGCCGCGCTTTGCCGCGTTCGCGCTCGTCGCGCTGCTCTCGGGCTTCGCGATGATGACCGTGCAGACGGTGCTGATCCGTCTCGCCGGTCTCGCCTTCGGCTCGTCGCACTTCGTGTTCGCGATGGTGGTCGCGGCGTTCGTGCTGTGCATCGCGCTCGGCAGCTTCGGCGTGTCGGCGCTGCCGCGCATCTCGCCCGCGATGACGATCGCGAGCCAGTGGGCGCTGATCGGCGCGCTGCTGCTGCTCGACAGCCAGCTCGAGAACGCCCCGTACTGGGCGCACGTGCTGCGCGTCTCGTTCCCGAGCGAGGACGGCGCGTTCTACGCGTACTACTTGACGTGCTTCGCCGTGGTGCTCGCGGTGCTCGCCGTGCCCGTGCTGCTCTCGGGCGCGACGCTGCCGCTGCTCTTCCACCACCTGCGCGGCCGCATCGGCGACCTCGGCGCCGTCGCGGGTCGCCTCTACAGCTTCAACACCGTCGGCTCGCTGCTCGGCGCGCTGCTCGGCGGCTACGTGCTCTTCTTCTGGGTCGACATGCACGCCGTCTTCGAGGTCGCGTGCGGCGCGCTGATCGTCGGCACGACGATCTTGACGCTGCTGATGCCCGGCGCGCGTCTGCGCACGGCGAGCTTCGCGTGCGCCGTGCTCGCGCTCGTCGTGCTGGTCGCGTTGCCGGACTGGTCGCCGCAGCGCCTGTCGGCGGGGCTCTTCCGCACCCGTACGCCGACCAAGCGCACCTACGTCGGCCCCGACGCCTTCTTCGCCCAGACCGACGGGATCGAGATCCTCTACCACCGCGACGACCCGGTCGCGTCGGTGACCGTCAAGGAGTTCCCGATCTGGGCCGGACGCCGCACGCGCGCGATCGTCACCAACGGCAAGCCCGACGGCGCGCTCGCGCTCGACTACACGACGATGGGGCTCGCGGCGCTCGTGCCGGCGCTGCTCGCCGAGCGCGCGGAGACCGCGTTCGTCATCGGCTGGGGCACGGGCGTCACGGTCGGCGAGCTCGCCGCGCTGCGCACGATGCGCGAGATCGTCGTCGCCGAGATCTCGCCGGCGATCATGGAGGCGGCGCCGTACTTCGACGAGGGCAACCTGAACGCGTCCAAGAGCGACAAGGTGCGCGTCGTCGTGTCCGACGCTTATCGCGCGCTGCTCCGCAGCCGGCAGCCGTTCGACGTCATCGTCTCGGAGCCGAGCAACCCCTGGGTGACCGGCGTCGAGATGCTGTTCAGCCGCGAGTTCCTCGCCGCCGCACGCGACCGCCTCGCGCCGGGCGGCGTGCTCGCGCAGTGGTTCCACACCTACGAGACCGACGACGCGACGCTCGACATCGTGCTGCGCACCTACGCTTCGGTCTTCGACCGCGTCGCCGTCTGGTACACGATGACCAACGACCTGCTGCTGCTCGGCTTCCAGGCGCCGGACGCCGAGATCGATCTCGAGCGCCTCGTGCAGCGGGCGCGCAAGGTCGACTTCATGCTCGGCTTGAAGCGCTCCGGCGTGGACGGCGTGCCGGCGCTGCTCGCGCACGAGCTGCTGCCGCCGGGCGTGGTCAACGCGCTGATCGGCGACGGACCGATCCACGCGCTGCTCCATCCGATCCTGAGCCACCACGCGGCGCGCGCCTTCTTCCGCGGCGGCGAGGCGCAGGTCCCGGAGGTGATGCGTGTCGCCGCGGCGCGCGGCGACACGCCGACGCTCTTGCAGCGCTGGGCCGCGCTCTCCGGCGGGCGGCTCGGCGACGAGGAGCGCGCGCAGGCGGTGCACGAGACCTGCAAGCACCGGCCGCGCGAGTGCGCCGTCATGCTCGCGCAGTGGCTCGCCGACGATCCACGCTCGCCGCAGCTCGCGGTGCAGCTCGCGCGCGTCCGGAAGATGCATCCCCGCGACGAGACGTTCGCACCCGCGAACCTCGAGATGCTGCGCGCGACGTTCGCGACGCGCTGA